Proteins encoded by one window of Anopheles maculipalpis chromosome 2RL, idAnoMacuDA_375_x, whole genome shotgun sequence:
- the LOC126568083 gene encoding proton-associated sugar transporter A-like, which translates to MADTDMEQTKTDVAVYANGNSLPTDKEIMDGMLQVRFLHAKKQDRDYSHIFRKKSRLQLIRLSMVIVGIEFLYAAETAFVTPILLGIGLSHTFMTMIWAFSPVLGFFFAPMIASFSDTIRLQWGRRRPVLLALGLAMMAGMWILPHGKTIGVFFGDPDVPVDQMEGFRWSIPVTIVGLVLTDFDAETSNGIARAYFMDSCTPDDQARVLTTAMFIGGLGGTAGYVLGAIDWSQTNLDILGSNEATVFLFVFIVLGIGLLITLTSYREIPLPLMERDPLLRPINSNAFEAEKARQLAVYSISKDVLVDPVKPDKDANVSVDEDDDDKPLRLRDFVKNIVRMPKSLFILYSTQFFSQLGYLSYCLYFTDFVGAEVFGGDVSAPPGTPEAALYEDGVRYGCWGMAVFAVCSASYSAIIEQLVKRFSARPVYIGGLLLFSLGMLFMGLFREKFMIFIACPTVGIMYATMYSLPYLLVSQYHSKNSFEVKDGKCVPNTTKRGFGADVSLMSSMLFLAQLIISLAIGSIIDAVESNVVVIFSASIFSLVAALTASQIVYMGL; encoded by the exons ATGGCGGACACGGACATGGAACAGACGAAAACGGATGTCGCGGTGTACGCGAACGGAAATTCGCTGCCGACCGATAAGGAGATTATGGATGGCATGCTGCAAGTGCGATTTCTGCACGCCAAAAAGCAAGATCGCGATTATTCACACATATTCAG GAAAAAGTCACGCTTGCAGTTGATACGACTCTCAATGGTAATCGTCGGTATCGAGTTCCTGTACGCAGCCGAAACAGCCTTCGTCACACCGATCCTTCTCGGCATCGGCCTATCCCACACCTTCATGACCATGATATGGGCTTTCTCGCCAGTGCTGGGATTCTTCTTTGCGCCCATGATTGCTTCCTTCAGTGACACGATCCGGTTGCAGTGGGGAAGACGGCGACCCGTCCTGTTAGCTTTAGGCCTCGCGATGATGGCGGGCATGTGGATATTGCCTCACGGTAAAACGATCGGTGTATTCTTCGGCGATCCGGATGTGCCGGTTGATCAGATGGAGGGATTCCGATGGTCCATCCCGGTGACAATAGTAGGGCTTGTGCTGACGGACTTTGATGCCGAGACGAGCAACGGTATTGCACGCGCGTATTTTATGGACAGTTGCACACCTG ATGATCAGGCACGAGTACTGACGACGGCTATGTTCATCGGTGGACTGGGAGGTACGGCCGGATACGTGCTGGGTGCAATAGACTGGAGCCAAACCAATCTTGACATCCTAGGAAGTAACGAAGCGACCGTATTCCTTTTCGTGTTCATCGTGCTCGGAATCGGTTTGCTGATCACCCTAACTAGCTATCGTGAAATTCCGCTGCCTTTGATGGAAAGGGATCCCCTCCTGCGACCGATCAACTCGAACGCATTCGAAGCGGAAAAGGCTCGCCAACTGGCTGTGTACAGCATCTCCAAGGACGTGCTCGTCGATCCCGTCAAACCGGACAAGGACGCTAACGTGTCCgtcgatgaggatgatgacgaTAAACCCTTGCGGTTGCGGGACTTTGTGAAGAACATTGTCCGGATGCCGAAAAGCTTGTTCATACTGTACTCGACCCAGTTCTTCTCACAGCTCGGATATCTTAGCTACTGTCTGTACTTTACTGACTTTGTGGGTGCCGAAGTGTTTGGAGGTGACGTCTCGGCACCGCCCGGAACACCGGAAGCAGCACTGTACGAAGATGGCGTACGATACGGTTGCTGGGGGATGGCAGTATTTGCAGTGTGCAGTGCGTCCTATTCAGCCATCATCGAGCAGTTGGTGAAGCGGTTTAG TGCTCGTCCAGTGTATATTGGAGGACTGTTGCTGTTCAGCTTAGGCATGCTTTTTATGGGACTGTTTCGCGAGAAGTTTATGATCTTCATAGCCTGCCCGACGGTGGGCATCATGTATGCTACGATGTACTCTCTTCCCTACTTGCTGGTGTCACAGTATCACTCTAAAAACTCT ttCGAAGTAAAAGATGGTAAGTGTGTACCAAACACTACTAAACGTGGCTTCGGTGCAGACGTTTCACTGATGAGCAGCATGCTGTTCCTCGCACAG CTCATCATATCGCTGGCCATCGGTAGTATCATTGATGCAGTTGAATCAAACGTAGTGGTCATCTTCTCCGCCAGCATATTCTCCCTTGTCGCTGCCTTGACAGCCTCCCAGATTGTCTACATGGGACTGTGA
- the LOC126567967 gene encoding sodium-dependent nutrient amino acid transporter 1-like yields the protein MATSNPAFENDETVAVVTNPTKQRTNERQPHQLPTTTQPTSSEPSLASTVKVNHFQEPPLDVAGNIGRASALLEMNLMKTIPKVQRDKWGKDIEFLLSCIALSVGLGNVWRFPFTALENGGGAFVIPYLIVLLLVGRPIYYLEMLISQFSSRGCINVYDASPAMRGIGVGQTYSTFIVMTYYASLMAVTMRYLIASFGDPLPWSECSESWNATCIDSRLITNMAENTTTTAVTSAELYFVKDVLKEATTIHDGIGTPDWRLVLCLLVPWTCICLTLIKGIKSSGKVAYFLAIFPYVVMLVLLVRACTLEGAGDGMLYFIKPQWDRILEAKVWYAAVTQVFFSLTICFGNVMMYSSYNRFHNNVYRDVTIVSIMDTLTSMLAGLIVFGVIGHLAHVLDAPDIKQVVRGGAGLAFITYPDAIAKFTFWPQFFAIAFFMMLFVLGIGSNVGMATTTMTVIRDRFPHLQPALVAVGIAVVGFGIGIIYTTPGGQYVLDFLDFYGASFVALVLAVFEMITFAWIYGVGRICRDIEFMLGIKTGLYWRICWGFITPTLLAAILLYHIATYETFTFNGYVYPDGMYAFGWCIFAAGVLQLPAWGVYTFLKRKEPAWRDRLLHCFKPTHDWGPEDPELNAKYHESVYKYEQSLPSDRSILRRMYDNVFS from the exons ATGGCGACCAGTAATCCGGCGTTTGAAAACGATGAGACCGTGGCCGTCGTGACGAACCCCACCAAACAACGCACCAACGAACGACAACCCCACCAACTGCCAACGACGACTCAGCCCACTTCCAGCGAGCCATCGCTAGCATCCACTGTCAAGGTGAACCACTTCCAAGAGCCACCGCTGGACGTGGCTGGCAACATCGGCCGTGCCAGTGCACTGCTCGAGATGAACCTCATGAAGACCATCCCCAAGGTGCAGCGTGACAAGTGGGGCAAAGATATCGAGTTTCTGCTGTCCTGCATTGCACTCTCGGTCGGGCTGGGCAATGTGTGGCGCTTTCCGTTCACGGCGCTGGAAAATGGTGGCGGTGCGTTCGTCATACCGTACCTGATCGTGTTGCTGCTGGTCGGCCGACCGATCTACTATCTGGAGATGCTGATCAGCCAGTTCTCGAGCCGGGGCTGCATCAATGTGTACGATGCGTCGCCGGCAATGCGTGGCATTGGCGTCGGTCAAACGTACTCGACGTTCATCGTGATGACGTACTATGCGTCGCTGATGGCGGTCACGATGAGATATCTGATCGCTTCGTTCGGTGATCCGCTACCGTGGAGCGAGTGTAGCGAAAGCTGGAACGCTACCTGTATCGATTCACGGTTGATCACAAACATGGCCGAAAATACGACGACAACGGCCGTTACGTCGGCTGAGCTGTACTTTGT CAAAGACGTCCTGAAGGAAGCGACCACAATACACGATGGCATTGGTACACCCGATTGGCGTTTGGTGCTGTGCTTACTCGTACCCTGGACGTGCATCTGCTTGACACTGATCAAAG GAATCAAAAGCTCCGGCAAAGTTGCCTACTTTCTGGCCATTTTCCCGTACGTTGTgatgctggtgttgttggtgcgtGCCTGCACGCTGGAAGGGGCCGGGGACGGTATGCTGTACTTCATCAAACCTCAGTGGGATCGAATACTGGAGGCGAAAGTTTGGTATGCAGCCGTTACGCAAGTGTTCTTCTCGCTTACGATCTGCTTCGGTAACGTGATGATGTACTCGTCGTACAATCGGTTTCACAACAATGTATACAG GGATGTTACGATTGTGTCGATCATGGACACGCTCACATCGATGCTGGCTGGACTGATAGTGTTCGGCGTGATCGGTCATCTGGCCCACGTGCTGGATGCACCGGACATTAAGCAGGTTGTACGGGGTGGTGCAGGACTTGCCTTCATCACCTACCCGGATGCGATCGCCAAATTCACCTTTTGGCCGCAATTCTTTGCCATCGCCTTCTTCATGATGCTGTTCGTGCTGGGGATTGGCAGTAATGTGGGCATGGCTACCACCACAATGACGGTAATTCGCGACCGTTTCCCCCATCTGCAGCCCGCCTTAGTAGCGGTTGGCATCGCAGTGGTTGGGTTCGGGATCGGAATCATCTACACTACGCCCGGTGGACAGTACGTGCTGGACTTTCTGGACTTTTACGGCGCTTCGTTTGTGGCGCTCGTGCTGGCCGTCTTTGAGATGATTACATTCGCGTGGATCTACGGCGTTGGCCGTATCTGTCGTGATATTGAGTTTATGCTCGGTATCAAGACGGGCCTTTACTGGCGCATCTGTTGGGGCTTTATCACGCCAACGCTGCTGGCCGCTATCCTGCTCTACCACATCGCAACATACGAAACGTTCACTTTCAACGGTTACGTGTATCCCGATGGGATGTATG CCTTCGGCTGGTGTATCTTCGCTGCGGGAGTGCTGCAACTTCCGGCCTGGGGAGTTTACACGTTCCTGAAGCGGAAGGAACCGGCATGGAGGGATCGTTTGCTGCACTGTTTCAAACCGACGCACGATTGGGGCCCGGAAGACCCCGAACTGAATGCCAAGTATCACGAATCGGTGTACAAATACGAACAATCACTGCCAAGCGACCGGTCGATACTGCGAAGAATGTACGATAATGTGTTTAGCTAA
- the LOC126568692 gene encoding sodium-dependent nutrient amino acid transporter 1-like, whose product MENRSYVGGDETTWNADTLPVGGLAGSHHHQHQSHHAQNYTTIDLKTPTADDKPPLREKWGRNIEFLLSCVALSVGFGNVWRFPYTAFKNGGGAFVIPYLIVLFIIGRPIYYLEMVLGQFSNRGCVKVYDLAPAMRGIGVGQTVAIFTVITYYTSVLAVTLRYLIASFSPELPWSKCDPAWDNCVDSSRLGSLTVDANWTQPRTSADLYFRKTVMHSADSLDDGLGFPDWRLTLCLIVSWICIVAILIKGIKSSGKVSYFLAIFPYIIIAVLLVRSLTLEGAWNGIKYFFEPQWDKLLTIEVWYEAVTQCFFSLTICFGGLIVYSSFNDFSNNIYRHALIITSLDTVTSLVAGCVVFGVIGHLAHVTGQPDISKVVQSGPALTFITYPDTIAKFDFLPQFFSVLFFFMLFLLGIGTLIGIVTSVITAIHDQRPDIARWKIVISVGVAGFCIGLIYITPGGLIILELLDYYGATLVTITLAVFELLTFAWIYGVNRVCKDIEFMLGIKTGLFWRICWGIVTPITVLFILLVSLVQYKPQDVPLGYNALGWCLYAFAVLQLPCWAAYAMLQKQGLVWWERCKAVLRPMADWGPEDPTKRSEYGTFIDEYKRQSSQRAETLVEKVRRRLFK is encoded by the exons atGGAAAACAGAAGCTACGTCGGTGGCGACGAAACCACCTGGAATGCCGACACACTGCCCGTCGGTGGGCTTGCAGGCtcccaccaccatcaacatcaATCTCATCATGCTCAG AATTACACCACAATCGATCTGAAAACACCGACAGCAGACGATAAACCGCCGCTCCGCGAAAAATGGGGACGCAACATCGAGTTCCTGCTATCCTGCGTCGCTCTATCCGTCGGCTTCGGTAACGTTTGGCGTTTCCCGTACACAGCGTTCAAAAATGGTGGCGGTGCGTTCGTTATCCCGTACCTGATAGTTCTGTTTATCATTGGTCGACCGATCTACTATCTGGAAATGGTGCTCGGCCAATTCTCGAACCGGGGCTGCGTGAAGGTGTACGATCTTGCACCGGCCATGCGGGGTATCGGCGTCGGTCAAACGGTTGCCATTTTCACCGTCATCACGTACTACACCTCCGTACTGGCCGTCACCCTGCGCTATCTGATAGCTTCCTTCAGTCCGGAGCTACCGTGGAGCAAGTGTGATCCTGCGTGGGACAATTGTGTCGATTCCAGCCGGCTCGGTAGCCTAACGGTCGACGCTAACTGGACCCAACCGCGTACGTCGGCCGATCTGTATTTCCG CAAAACGGTGATGCATTCCGCTGACTCACTGGACGATGGTTTGGGCTTTCCCGATTGGCGGCTGACACTGTGCCTAATCGTTTCGTGGATTTGCATAGTGGCCATATTAATTAAAG GAATCAAAAGCTCCGGAAAAGTGTCTTACTTCCTAGCCATCTTTCCCTACATCATCATTGCCGTCCTGTTGGTACGCTCGCTAACCCTAGAAGGTGCCTGGAACGGTATTAAGTACTTCTTCGAACCTCAGTGGGACAAGCTGCTAACGATCGAGGTATGGTACGAAGCCGTCACCCAGTGCTTCTTCTCCCTTACCATCTGTTTCGGCGGATTGATCGTGTACTCGTCTTTTAATGACTTTTCGAACAATATCTACCG CCATGCTCTTATTATCACATCCCTCGATACGGTCACTTCGCTGGTGGCGGGATGTGTTGTGTTCGGAGTAATCGGACACTTGGCACACGTTACTGGTCAGCCGGATATTTCGAAGGTGGTCCAGAGCGGTCCAGCCCTTACCTTCATCACGTACCCGGACACGATAGCAAAGTTTGACTTTCTGCCCCAGTTCTTTTCGGTGCTGTTCTTCTTCATGCTGTTCCTGCTCGGTATCGGGACGCTGATCGGTATCGTAACGTCCGTCATTACCGCCATCCACGACCAGCGGCCGGATATTGCACGGTGGAAGATTGTCATTTCGGTTGGAGTTGCTGGATTCTGTATCGGGTTAATCTACATCACGCCG GGTGGTCTGATTATATTGGAACTACTGGATTACTACGGTGCGACGCTGGTAACGATAACGCTGGCCGTGTTTGAGTTGCTCACCTTCGCCTGGATCTATGGCGTGAATCGCGTCTGTAAGGATATAGAATTTATGCTCGGCATCAAGACCGGATTGTTCTGGCGCATTTGCTGGGGCATTGTGACACCCATCACCGTGCTGTTTATTCTGCTCGTTAGCTTGGTGCAGTACAAACCACAGGACGTGCCGCTCGGTTACAATG CGCTCGGATGGTGTCTGTACGCGTTTGCCGTCCTGCAACTTCCCTGCTGGGCTGCGTACGCCATGCTGCAGAAGCAGGGACTGGTGTGGTGGGAACGTTGCAAAGCAGTCCTTCGACCGATGGCTGACTGGGGCCCGGAAGATCCCACCAAACGATCCGAGTACGGTACCTTCATCGACGAGTACAAACGACAGTCGTCGCAACGGGCCGAAACACTCGTGGAAAAGGTGCGGCGAAGATTGTTCAAATGA
- the LOC126568024 gene encoding sodium-dependent nutrient amino acid transporter 1-like, whose product MDTTPKTIAKGLTHTNCVTIAIASPTIPVREKWTSNIEFTLSCIAYSVGFGNIWKFPYTALDNGGGAFLIPYLVVLFVIGRPLYYLEMAMGQFCSRGCVKIYDMAPAMRGVGVGQSVAMVVAMSYYTPVLAITLRYLLLSFSSELPWSKCHHSWSRCIDSDFRGYANTSDETTEDRRNVSAELYFTNTIMHRAPLSEGLGWPDGQLVLCLLVSWTILVVILIKGVRSTGKAAYFLAIFPYVIIFILLAHSLSLEGSLEGIKFFLTPKWESLFSAKVWMEAVTQCFFSLSICFGGIIAYSSFNNFSNNVYRDAMIISWLDTFTSIIVGCIVFGVLGNLAHVTHRTSIQDIVREGPGLTFMAYPDAIAKFEYCPQLFSVLFFLMFFIVGIGSNLGAITSVITAIRDRCPTVENWKVVMSVSVTMFCVSVVYLAPGGLDLLDVLDTYGAKYVTLTLALFEILTFAWIYGVDRVCRDIKFMLQLETGLFWRICWGFLAPMLVGIILVVSFVDYVPLNVPVGYNVAGWILYTFAILQLPLWAAYAILTQDEKGWRTKWKTAFQPTSNWGPENEITREQYSKMESKRCHFSAVPVQHCVDRLCSKIFD is encoded by the exons ATGGATACCACCCCAAAGACAATCGCCAAAGGATTAACC CACACTAACTGCGTCACCATAGCCATCGCATCCCCAACGATTCCAGTGCGCGAAAAATGGACCAGCAACATCGAGTTTACGCTCTCCTGCATCGCATACTCGGTCGGGTTTGGCAACATCTGGAAGTTCCCGTACACCGCCCTAGACAATGGTGGTGGCGCCTTTCTAATACCGTACCTGGTGGTGCTGTTCGTGATCGGACGTCCACTGTACTATCTCGAAATGGCTATGGGTCAATTCTGTAGCCGAGGATGTGTTAAAATCTACGACATGGCCCCGGCAATGCGTGGTGTCGGTGTAGGACAATCGGTCGCAATGGTAGTGGCGATGTCATACTACACACCGGTTCTAGCCATAACCTTACGCTATCTGCTGCTATCGTTCAGCAGTGAGCTGCCGTGGAGCAAGTGTCATCACTCGTGGAGTCGGTGCATTGATTCCGACTTTCGGGGGTACGCGAATACGTCGGACGAAACCACCGAGGATCGAAGGAATGTGTCCGCGGAGCTTTATTTCAC CAACACAATAATGCATCGAGCACCATTATCGGAAGGACTTGGATGGCCCGATGGACAACTTGTGCTCTGTCTACTGGTTTCTTGGACCATTCTGGTGGTGATCCTTATCAAGGGAGTGCGCAGCACGGGTAAAGCGGCCTACTTCCTAGCTATCTTCCCGTACGTTATCATTTTTATCCTGCTTGCCCATTCGCTAAGCCTGGAAGGATCACTCGAGGGCATCAAGTTCTTCCTGACGCCCAAGTGGGAGAGTCTCTTTTCAGCGAAAGTTTGGATGGAAGCAGTTACTCAGTGCTTTTTCTCACTTTCGATTTGCTTCGGTGGGATCATCGCTTACTCCTCCTTCAACAACTTCTCCAATAACGTGTACCG TGATGCAATGATCATATCTTGGCTAGACACATTCACATCAATTATTGTGGGTTGCATCGTGTTCGGTGTGCTTGGAAACCTTGCCCACGTTACACACAGGACCAGCATCCAGGACATCGTACGGGAAGGACCGGGACTAACGTTCATGGCATATCCTGACGCTATCGCGAAATTCGAATACTGTCCACAACTCTTTTCAGTACTGTTCTTCCTGATGTTCTTCATCGTGGGAATTGGCAGTAATTTGGGTGCGATCACTAGCGTCATCACGGCGATCCGCGATCGTTGCCCAACGGTTGAAAACTGGAAAGTTGTGATGAGTGTAAGTGTGACGATGTTTTGCGTAAGTGTCGTGTACTTAGCTCCTGGTGGATTGGATCTGCTGGATGTCTTGGATACATACGGTGCAAAGTACGTTACACTCACGCTAGCACTGTTTGAAATTCTAACGTTCGCCTGGATCTACGGTGTGGATCGTGTCTGTCGGGACATTAAGTTTATGTTGCAGCTAGAAACTGGCCTGTTCTGGCGTATCTGCTGGGGATTCCTTGCTCCGATGCTGGTCGGTATCATTCTGGTAGTGAGTTTTGTCGACTATGTCCCACTGAATGTCCCCGTGGGATATAATG TTGCGGGATGGATTCTGTACACGTTTGCCATCCTTCAGCTCCCGTTATGGGCCGCTTATGCAATCCTAACGCAAGACGAGAAAGGTTGGCGCACGAAATGGAAGACAGCCTTCCAACCCACCAGCAACTGGGGGCCAGAAAACGAAATTACACGCGAACAGTACAGCAAGATGGAAAGCAAAAGGTGTCACTTTAGTGCCGTCCCGGTACAACATTGTGTGGACAGATTGTGTAGCAAAATATTTGACTAG